A genomic region of Sander lucioperca isolate FBNREF2018 chromosome 6, SLUC_FBN_1.2, whole genome shotgun sequence contains the following coding sequences:
- the zgc:92107 gene encoding rho GTPase-activating protein 39 isoform X1 produces MAATSSDWVEILEPRSRERMYVNLTTGECGWDPPSGVPVRQADGNQWWELFDPHSGRFYYYNSTGRRTVWHRPLGADIVPLSQLQAMRRCSEAKRAGGAADRHHHGTTGSISSVGSQGRFTPLPEQEGDSPIPRAPETNEEAANPELDPAVDSRLQGDGSSTENSTDGSKDPQRDAYQRWQPEPGSKAAMLVKVNSMSRSQPIPALHQQHLQPGAHSKANTVNLHPSSNKTQGGHLSSTQAYKTAPSGKMAADTRQAHHLRKASNGSFCLVTSDSSHPSPLLHRSQTSTPCPVSPQYGCTTPIYDEPVSECPIYDEPPTDMEVEGAHLYNGQPLSRLTPTHSLQKPRHLQHPGSSHSGSKHRRNPSASDYSPAGLECIKHMINVDPKQALLAGSPVPTRTPSPTSRQDPVLPHPQPLPQAHSLPQARGHMRDREPGTPGPSTLDKKQSWRVLEATVQRAMEARHSRQSSQASQDFPSSTPQATANYQDSGYSTGPSPSLRRKSRRRVGAGGGAGGRPGSVGSSGELCALNERLMAEMREVVSRSNTMREVRAGLDPEMGERVVVPRTRSPADSLRWYGGGGGGSASRCASREELTGAPRSLSRAGNHGNPALTPLEIPGRQKRTYEKVDTLEMSVNSQASLSSPETPGPPSQAGTLELQAQLESRKKGMVDGRTASLGPHRPVNHDIREGGDGEGGRARGSSYQLSYATLRQPPPPDMGMEDWASKHLNMHTQGLFRRRVSIANMLSWNRGSIKKPMLVTSNRVVRKEACEMFKLVQAYMGDRPSRLDRRHCALLIITKCWDMPGLRDELYVQLVRQTTGNATPRSLAGGWELMAVSLAFFAPSPKFRCYLEGYIQRHTDPASDKKCESQTEQHVTQFILEQQELKLKKNSKSRKKRKQNTDEEEGLPISTYAKFCHRKLQKVAITGGKKGLRKPTLEEIDHSRRAIVTPSLFGSSLEEVMERQSELFPDRKLPWVQVQLSQYVLALGGAQTEGIFRVPGDIDEVNALKLQVDQWRIPENLSDPNVPASLMKLWYRELEEPLIPMNFYKQCVSNCDDPVAAIAVVQSLPELNRLVLCYFIHFLQVFAQPSNVAITKMDVNNLAMVMAPNCLRCQSDDPRIIFENTRKEMSFLRMLIVHLETSFIEGVV; encoded by the exons ATGGCGGCGACAAG CTCTGATTGGGTGGAGATCCTGGAGCCACGCTCCCGTGAGCGTATGTATGTGAACTTGACCACTGGTGAGTGCGGCTGGGATCCCCCCTCAGGCGTTCCTGTCCGCCAGGCAGACGGTAACCAGTGGTGGGAGCTATTCGATCCCCACAGTGGCCGCTTCTACTACTACAACTCTACTGGGCGCCGCACAGTCTGGCATCGACCCCTGGGAGCTGATATAGTGCCCCTCTCCCAGCTCCAGGCCATGAGGCGATGCAGTGAGGCCAAGCGGGCTGGAGGGGCCGCGGACAGGCACCACCATGGGACCACGGGGAGTATCAGCAGTGTAGGGAGCCAGGGGCGCTTCACACCTTTGCCCGAGCAGGAGGGAGACAGCCCTATCCCCAGAGCTCCGGAGACCAATGAGGAGGCTGCCAACCCTGAGCTGGACCCGGCAGTGGACAGCAGATTGCAGGGAGACGGAAGCAGCACCGAAAACAGCACAGACGGCAGTAAAGACCCACAGAG ggATGCTTATCAAAGATGGCAGCCCGAACCTGGTTCTAAGGCAGCCATGTTGGTGAAGGTGAACAGCATGAGCCGTAGCCAGCCTATCCCAGCCTTGCATCAGCAGCACCTCCAGCCCGGTGCACACAGCAAAGCCAACACCGTCAACCTGCACCCCTCTAGCAATAAGACCCAAGGAGGACATTTAAGCTCTACCCAGGCATATAAAACCGCCCCTTCTGGCAAAATGGCAGCTGACACACGTCAGGCCCATCACCTGAGAAAAGCCAGCAATGGCAGCTTCTGTTTGGTGACATCAGATAGTAGCCATCCTAGTCCGCTCCTTCACAGGTCACAGACCAGCACACCATGCCCGGTCTCTCCCCAGTATGGTTGCACTACCCCAATCTATGACGAGCCAGTTTCAGAATGTCCCATATATGATGAACCCCCAACAGACATGGAGGTCGAGGGGGCACACCTGTACAACGGACAACCTCTGTCTCGTCTGACACCTACCCATAGCCTCCAAAAACCCAGACACCTCCAGCACCCTGGTTCATCTCATTCAGGGTCCAAACACAGGAGGaatccctctgcctctgactaCAGCCCAGCTGGTCTGGAGTGCATCAAGCACATGATAAACGTGGACCCCAAACAGGCACTACTAGCTGGCTCTCCTGTACCCACACGTACCCCTTCCCCTACCTCCAGGCAGGATCCTGTCTTGCCCCACCCTCAGCCACTTCCCCAGGCCCACTCTTTGCCCCAGGCTCGAGGCCATATGAGGGACAGAGAGCCAGGGACCCCGGGCCCAAGTACACTGGACAAGAAGCAAAGCTGGCGGGTCCTTGAGGCCACTGTCCAGCGCGCCATGGAGGCACGACACAGCAGACAGAGCAGCCAGGCTTCGCAGGACTTCCCCTCTTCAACCCCCCAGGCCACAGCAAACTATCAAGACTCTGGTTACTCCACCGGCCCCTCCCCAAGTCTGAGAAGAAAGAGCAGGAGGAGGGTGGGAGCCGGTGGTGGTGCAGGAGGCAGGCCGGGGTCGGTAGGCAGCAGCGGGGAGCTGTGTGCCCTCAACGAGAGGCTCATGGCCGAGATGAGGGAGGTGGTGAGTCGCTCCAACACCATGAGGGAGGTGAGAGCGGGGCTGGACCCGGAAATGGGGGAGAGGGTTGTCGTACCTCGGACACGCTCCCCCGCGGACTCACTCAGGTGGTacggaggagggggaggggggtcaGCAAGCAGGTGCGCATCACGAGAGGAACTGACCGGGGCTCCCCGGTCACTGAGTAGGGCAGGTAACCATGGCAACCCTGCGCTGACCCCTCTGGAGATACCAGGGAGGCAGAAAAGGACCTATGAAAAGGTAGACACCTTGGAGATGAGTGTGAATAGCCAGGCCAGCCTGTCCTCTCCAGAGACCCCAGGACCGCCCTCCCAG GCGGGCACCCTAGAACTGCAGGCTCAGTTGGAGAGCAGAAAGAAAGGCATGGTGGATGGGCGGACTGCTTCCCTAGGCCCTCATCGCCCTGTCAACCATGACATCAGAGAAGGAGGTGATGGGGAAGGTGGAAGAGCCCGGGGATCCTCCTACCAGCTCTCCTACGCCACCCTGCGGCAGCCCCCACCTCCCGACATGGGCATGGAGGACTGGGCCAGCAAGCACCTCAACATGCACACGCAAGGCCTGTTCCGTCGCCGTGTCTCCATTGCCAACATGCTGTCGTGGAACCGCGGTTCCATCAAAAAGCCCATGCTAGTCACCAGCAACCGCGTTGTCAGGAAGGAGGCCTGTGAGATGTTCAAACTGGTGCAGGCCTACATGGGAGACAGGCCTTCGCGTCTGGACCGCCGTCACTGTGCCCTCCTCATCATCACCAAGTGCTGGGACATGCCAGGGCTGCGGGACGAGCTGTACGTGCAGCTGGTGAGGCAGACCACAGGCAATGCCACCCCGAGAAGCTTGGCGGGAGGCTGGGAGCTGATGGCTGTCAGCTTGGCGTTCTTTGCCCCCTCGCCCAAGTTCCGCTGCTACCTGGAGGGCTACATCCAGAGACACACGGACCCTGCCAGCGACAAGAAATGTGAGTCTCAGACTGAGCAACATG TGACTCAGTTCATATTGGAACAGCAGGAACTAAAGCTGAAGAAGAATTCAAAGTCCAGAAAGAAGAGGAAACAGAATACAGATGAGGAAGAAG GTCTGCCTATCAGCACATATGCCAAGTTCTGCCATCGGAAACTGCAGAAGGTGGCGATCACCGGAGGCAAAAAG GGTCTACGTAAGCCCACCTTGGAGGAGATCGACCACAGTAGGCGGGCCATCGTCACTCCCTCCCTGTTTGGCAGTTCTCTGGAGGAGGTAATGGAGAGGCAGAGCGAGCTCTTCCCAGATAGGAAACTGCCCTGGGTGCAGGTTCAGCTTTCCCAGTATGTTCTGGCTCTGGGCGGGGCTCAGACAGAGGGCATCTTCAG AGTGCCTGGAGACATTGATGAAGTGAATGCGCTGAAGCTCCAAGTAGACCAGTGGAGGATCCCAGAGAATCTCTCTGACCCCAATGTTCCTG CCTCTCTAATGAAGCTGTGGTATCGGGAGCTGGAGGAACCTCTCATCCCAATGAACTTCTACAAGCAGTGTGTCAGTAACTGTGACGACCCAGTGGCGGCCATCGCTGTGGTTCAGTCTCTGCCTGAGCTCAACAGGCTGGTGCTCTGCTACTTCATCCACTTTCTGCAG GTATTTGCTCAGCCATCCAACGTGGCCATAACCAAGATGGATGTGAACAACCTGGCTATGGTGATGGCACCTAACTGCCTTCGATGCCAATCCGACGATCCACGGATCATCTTCGAAAACACGCGCAAGGAGATGTCCTTCCTGAGAATGCTAATTGTCCACCTGGAAACCAGTTTCATCGAAGGGGTGGTGTAG
- the zgc:92107 gene encoding rho GTPase-activating protein 39 isoform X2, translated as MAATSSDWVEILEPRSRERMYVNLTTGECGWDPPSGVPVRQADGNQWWELFDPHSGRFYYYNSTGRRTVWHRPLGADIVPLSQLQAMRRCSEAKRAGGAADRHHHGTTGSISSVGSQGRFTPLPEQEGDSPIPRAPETNEEAANPELDPAVDSRLQGDGSSTENSTDGSKDPQRDAYQRWQPEPGSKAAMLVKVNSMSRSQPIPALHQQHLQPGAHSKANTVNLHPSSNKTQGGHLSSTQAYKTAPSGKMAADTRQAHHLRKASNGSFCLVTSDSSHPSPLLHRSQTSTPCPVSPQYGCTTPIYDEPVSECPIYDEPPTDMEVEGAHLYNGQPLSRLTPTHSLQKPRHLQHPGSSHSGSKHRRNPSASDYSPAGLECIKHMINVDPKQALLAGSPVPTRTPSPTSRQDPVLPHPQPLPQAHSLPQARGHMRDREPGTPGPSTLDKKQSWRVLEATVQRAMEARHSRQSSQASQDFPSSTPQATANYQDSGYSTGPSPSLRRKSRRRVGAGGGAGGRPGSVGSSGELCALNERLMAEMREVVSRSNTMREVRAGLDPEMGERVVVPRTRSPADSLRWYGGGGGGSASRCASREELTGAPRSLSRAGNHGNPALTPLEIPGRQKRTYEKVDTLEMSVNSQASLSSPETPGPPSQAGTLELQAQLESRKKGMVDGRTASLGPHRPVNHDIREGGDGEGGRARGSSYQLSYATLRQPPPPDMGMEDWASKHLNMHTQGLFRRRVSIANMLSWNRGSIKKPMLVTSNRVVRKEACEMFKLVQAYMGDRPSRLDRRHCALLIITKCWDMPGLRDELYVQLVRQTTGNATPRSLAGGWELMAVSLAFFAPSPKFRCYLEGYIQRHTDPASDKKLTQFILEQQELKLKKNSKSRKKRKQNTDEEEGLPISTYAKFCHRKLQKVAITGGKKGLRKPTLEEIDHSRRAIVTPSLFGSSLEEVMERQSELFPDRKLPWVQVQLSQYVLALGGAQTEGIFRVPGDIDEVNALKLQVDQWRIPENLSDPNVPASLMKLWYRELEEPLIPMNFYKQCVSNCDDPVAAIAVVQSLPELNRLVLCYFIHFLQVFAQPSNVAITKMDVNNLAMVMAPNCLRCQSDDPRIIFENTRKEMSFLRMLIVHLETSFIEGVV; from the exons ATGGCGGCGACAAG CTCTGATTGGGTGGAGATCCTGGAGCCACGCTCCCGTGAGCGTATGTATGTGAACTTGACCACTGGTGAGTGCGGCTGGGATCCCCCCTCAGGCGTTCCTGTCCGCCAGGCAGACGGTAACCAGTGGTGGGAGCTATTCGATCCCCACAGTGGCCGCTTCTACTACTACAACTCTACTGGGCGCCGCACAGTCTGGCATCGACCCCTGGGAGCTGATATAGTGCCCCTCTCCCAGCTCCAGGCCATGAGGCGATGCAGTGAGGCCAAGCGGGCTGGAGGGGCCGCGGACAGGCACCACCATGGGACCACGGGGAGTATCAGCAGTGTAGGGAGCCAGGGGCGCTTCACACCTTTGCCCGAGCAGGAGGGAGACAGCCCTATCCCCAGAGCTCCGGAGACCAATGAGGAGGCTGCCAACCCTGAGCTGGACCCGGCAGTGGACAGCAGATTGCAGGGAGACGGAAGCAGCACCGAAAACAGCACAGACGGCAGTAAAGACCCACAGAG ggATGCTTATCAAAGATGGCAGCCCGAACCTGGTTCTAAGGCAGCCATGTTGGTGAAGGTGAACAGCATGAGCCGTAGCCAGCCTATCCCAGCCTTGCATCAGCAGCACCTCCAGCCCGGTGCACACAGCAAAGCCAACACCGTCAACCTGCACCCCTCTAGCAATAAGACCCAAGGAGGACATTTAAGCTCTACCCAGGCATATAAAACCGCCCCTTCTGGCAAAATGGCAGCTGACACACGTCAGGCCCATCACCTGAGAAAAGCCAGCAATGGCAGCTTCTGTTTGGTGACATCAGATAGTAGCCATCCTAGTCCGCTCCTTCACAGGTCACAGACCAGCACACCATGCCCGGTCTCTCCCCAGTATGGTTGCACTACCCCAATCTATGACGAGCCAGTTTCAGAATGTCCCATATATGATGAACCCCCAACAGACATGGAGGTCGAGGGGGCACACCTGTACAACGGACAACCTCTGTCTCGTCTGACACCTACCCATAGCCTCCAAAAACCCAGACACCTCCAGCACCCTGGTTCATCTCATTCAGGGTCCAAACACAGGAGGaatccctctgcctctgactaCAGCCCAGCTGGTCTGGAGTGCATCAAGCACATGATAAACGTGGACCCCAAACAGGCACTACTAGCTGGCTCTCCTGTACCCACACGTACCCCTTCCCCTACCTCCAGGCAGGATCCTGTCTTGCCCCACCCTCAGCCACTTCCCCAGGCCCACTCTTTGCCCCAGGCTCGAGGCCATATGAGGGACAGAGAGCCAGGGACCCCGGGCCCAAGTACACTGGACAAGAAGCAAAGCTGGCGGGTCCTTGAGGCCACTGTCCAGCGCGCCATGGAGGCACGACACAGCAGACAGAGCAGCCAGGCTTCGCAGGACTTCCCCTCTTCAACCCCCCAGGCCACAGCAAACTATCAAGACTCTGGTTACTCCACCGGCCCCTCCCCAAGTCTGAGAAGAAAGAGCAGGAGGAGGGTGGGAGCCGGTGGTGGTGCAGGAGGCAGGCCGGGGTCGGTAGGCAGCAGCGGGGAGCTGTGTGCCCTCAACGAGAGGCTCATGGCCGAGATGAGGGAGGTGGTGAGTCGCTCCAACACCATGAGGGAGGTGAGAGCGGGGCTGGACCCGGAAATGGGGGAGAGGGTTGTCGTACCTCGGACACGCTCCCCCGCGGACTCACTCAGGTGGTacggaggagggggaggggggtcaGCAAGCAGGTGCGCATCACGAGAGGAACTGACCGGGGCTCCCCGGTCACTGAGTAGGGCAGGTAACCATGGCAACCCTGCGCTGACCCCTCTGGAGATACCAGGGAGGCAGAAAAGGACCTATGAAAAGGTAGACACCTTGGAGATGAGTGTGAATAGCCAGGCCAGCCTGTCCTCTCCAGAGACCCCAGGACCGCCCTCCCAG GCGGGCACCCTAGAACTGCAGGCTCAGTTGGAGAGCAGAAAGAAAGGCATGGTGGATGGGCGGACTGCTTCCCTAGGCCCTCATCGCCCTGTCAACCATGACATCAGAGAAGGAGGTGATGGGGAAGGTGGAAGAGCCCGGGGATCCTCCTACCAGCTCTCCTACGCCACCCTGCGGCAGCCCCCACCTCCCGACATGGGCATGGAGGACTGGGCCAGCAAGCACCTCAACATGCACACGCAAGGCCTGTTCCGTCGCCGTGTCTCCATTGCCAACATGCTGTCGTGGAACCGCGGTTCCATCAAAAAGCCCATGCTAGTCACCAGCAACCGCGTTGTCAGGAAGGAGGCCTGTGAGATGTTCAAACTGGTGCAGGCCTACATGGGAGACAGGCCTTCGCGTCTGGACCGCCGTCACTGTGCCCTCCTCATCATCACCAAGTGCTGGGACATGCCAGGGCTGCGGGACGAGCTGTACGTGCAGCTGGTGAGGCAGACCACAGGCAATGCCACCCCGAGAAGCTTGGCGGGAGGCTGGGAGCTGATGGCTGTCAGCTTGGCGTTCTTTGCCCCCTCGCCCAAGTTCCGCTGCTACCTGGAGGGCTACATCCAGAGACACACGGACCCTGCCAGCGACAAGAAAT TGACTCAGTTCATATTGGAACAGCAGGAACTAAAGCTGAAGAAGAATTCAAAGTCCAGAAAGAAGAGGAAACAGAATACAGATGAGGAAGAAG GTCTGCCTATCAGCACATATGCCAAGTTCTGCCATCGGAAACTGCAGAAGGTGGCGATCACCGGAGGCAAAAAG GGTCTACGTAAGCCCACCTTGGAGGAGATCGACCACAGTAGGCGGGCCATCGTCACTCCCTCCCTGTTTGGCAGTTCTCTGGAGGAGGTAATGGAGAGGCAGAGCGAGCTCTTCCCAGATAGGAAACTGCCCTGGGTGCAGGTTCAGCTTTCCCAGTATGTTCTGGCTCTGGGCGGGGCTCAGACAGAGGGCATCTTCAG AGTGCCTGGAGACATTGATGAAGTGAATGCGCTGAAGCTCCAAGTAGACCAGTGGAGGATCCCAGAGAATCTCTCTGACCCCAATGTTCCTG CCTCTCTAATGAAGCTGTGGTATCGGGAGCTGGAGGAACCTCTCATCCCAATGAACTTCTACAAGCAGTGTGTCAGTAACTGTGACGACCCAGTGGCGGCCATCGCTGTGGTTCAGTCTCTGCCTGAGCTCAACAGGCTGGTGCTCTGCTACTTCATCCACTTTCTGCAG GTATTTGCTCAGCCATCCAACGTGGCCATAACCAAGATGGATGTGAACAACCTGGCTATGGTGATGGCACCTAACTGCCTTCGATGCCAATCCGACGATCCACGGATCATCTTCGAAAACACGCGCAAGGAGATGTCCTTCCTGAGAATGCTAATTGTCCACCTGGAAACCAGTTTCATCGAAGGGGTGGTGTAG
- the zgc:92107 gene encoding rho GTPase-activating protein 39 isoform X3, translating to MYVNLTTGECGWDPPSGVPVRQADGNQWWELFDPHSGRFYYYNSTGRRTVWHRPLGADIVPLSQLQAMRRCSEAKRAGGAADRHHHGTTGSISSVGSQGRFTPLPEQEGDSPIPRAPETNEEAANPELDPAVDSRLQGDGSSTENSTDGSKDPQRDAYQRWQPEPGSKAAMLVKVNSMSRSQPIPALHQQHLQPGAHSKANTVNLHPSSNKTQGGHLSSTQAYKTAPSGKMAADTRQAHHLRKASNGSFCLVTSDSSHPSPLLHRSQTSTPCPVSPQYGCTTPIYDEPVSECPIYDEPPTDMEVEGAHLYNGQPLSRLTPTHSLQKPRHLQHPGSSHSGSKHRRNPSASDYSPAGLECIKHMINVDPKQALLAGSPVPTRTPSPTSRQDPVLPHPQPLPQAHSLPQARGHMRDREPGTPGPSTLDKKQSWRVLEATVQRAMEARHSRQSSQASQDFPSSTPQATANYQDSGYSTGPSPSLRRKSRRRVGAGGGAGGRPGSVGSSGELCALNERLMAEMREVVSRSNTMREVRAGLDPEMGERVVVPRTRSPADSLRWYGGGGGGSASRCASREELTGAPRSLSRAGNHGNPALTPLEIPGRQKRTYEKVDTLEMSVNSQASLSSPETPGPPSQAGTLELQAQLESRKKGMVDGRTASLGPHRPVNHDIREGGDGEGGRARGSSYQLSYATLRQPPPPDMGMEDWASKHLNMHTQGLFRRRVSIANMLSWNRGSIKKPMLVTSNRVVRKEACEMFKLVQAYMGDRPSRLDRRHCALLIITKCWDMPGLRDELYVQLVRQTTGNATPRSLAGGWELMAVSLAFFAPSPKFRCYLEGYIQRHTDPASDKKCESQTEQHVTQFILEQQELKLKKNSKSRKKRKQNTDEEEGLPISTYAKFCHRKLQKVAITGGKKGLRKPTLEEIDHSRRAIVTPSLFGSSLEEVMERQSELFPDRKLPWVQVQLSQYVLALGGAQTEGIFRVPGDIDEVNALKLQVDQWRIPENLSDPNVPASLMKLWYRELEEPLIPMNFYKQCVSNCDDPVAAIAVVQSLPELNRLVLCYFIHFLQVFAQPSNVAITKMDVNNLAMVMAPNCLRCQSDDPRIIFENTRKEMSFLRMLIVHLETSFIEGVV from the exons ATGTATGTGAACTTGACCACTGGTGAGTGCGGCTGGGATCCCCCCTCAGGCGTTCCTGTCCGCCAGGCAGACGGTAACCAGTGGTGGGAGCTATTCGATCCCCACAGTGGCCGCTTCTACTACTACAACTCTACTGGGCGCCGCACAGTCTGGCATCGACCCCTGGGAGCTGATATAGTGCCCCTCTCCCAGCTCCAGGCCATGAGGCGATGCAGTGAGGCCAAGCGGGCTGGAGGGGCCGCGGACAGGCACCACCATGGGACCACGGGGAGTATCAGCAGTGTAGGGAGCCAGGGGCGCTTCACACCTTTGCCCGAGCAGGAGGGAGACAGCCCTATCCCCAGAGCTCCGGAGACCAATGAGGAGGCTGCCAACCCTGAGCTGGACCCGGCAGTGGACAGCAGATTGCAGGGAGACGGAAGCAGCACCGAAAACAGCACAGACGGCAGTAAAGACCCACAGAG ggATGCTTATCAAAGATGGCAGCCCGAACCTGGTTCTAAGGCAGCCATGTTGGTGAAGGTGAACAGCATGAGCCGTAGCCAGCCTATCCCAGCCTTGCATCAGCAGCACCTCCAGCCCGGTGCACACAGCAAAGCCAACACCGTCAACCTGCACCCCTCTAGCAATAAGACCCAAGGAGGACATTTAAGCTCTACCCAGGCATATAAAACCGCCCCTTCTGGCAAAATGGCAGCTGACACACGTCAGGCCCATCACCTGAGAAAAGCCAGCAATGGCAGCTTCTGTTTGGTGACATCAGATAGTAGCCATCCTAGTCCGCTCCTTCACAGGTCACAGACCAGCACACCATGCCCGGTCTCTCCCCAGTATGGTTGCACTACCCCAATCTATGACGAGCCAGTTTCAGAATGTCCCATATATGATGAACCCCCAACAGACATGGAGGTCGAGGGGGCACACCTGTACAACGGACAACCTCTGTCTCGTCTGACACCTACCCATAGCCTCCAAAAACCCAGACACCTCCAGCACCCTGGTTCATCTCATTCAGGGTCCAAACACAGGAGGaatccctctgcctctgactaCAGCCCAGCTGGTCTGGAGTGCATCAAGCACATGATAAACGTGGACCCCAAACAGGCACTACTAGCTGGCTCTCCTGTACCCACACGTACCCCTTCCCCTACCTCCAGGCAGGATCCTGTCTTGCCCCACCCTCAGCCACTTCCCCAGGCCCACTCTTTGCCCCAGGCTCGAGGCCATATGAGGGACAGAGAGCCAGGGACCCCGGGCCCAAGTACACTGGACAAGAAGCAAAGCTGGCGGGTCCTTGAGGCCACTGTCCAGCGCGCCATGGAGGCACGACACAGCAGACAGAGCAGCCAGGCTTCGCAGGACTTCCCCTCTTCAACCCCCCAGGCCACAGCAAACTATCAAGACTCTGGTTACTCCACCGGCCCCTCCCCAAGTCTGAGAAGAAAGAGCAGGAGGAGGGTGGGAGCCGGTGGTGGTGCAGGAGGCAGGCCGGGGTCGGTAGGCAGCAGCGGGGAGCTGTGTGCCCTCAACGAGAGGCTCATGGCCGAGATGAGGGAGGTGGTGAGTCGCTCCAACACCATGAGGGAGGTGAGAGCGGGGCTGGACCCGGAAATGGGGGAGAGGGTTGTCGTACCTCGGACACGCTCCCCCGCGGACTCACTCAGGTGGTacggaggagggggaggggggtcaGCAAGCAGGTGCGCATCACGAGAGGAACTGACCGGGGCTCCCCGGTCACTGAGTAGGGCAGGTAACCATGGCAACCCTGCGCTGACCCCTCTGGAGATACCAGGGAGGCAGAAAAGGACCTATGAAAAGGTAGACACCTTGGAGATGAGTGTGAATAGCCAGGCCAGCCTGTCCTCTCCAGAGACCCCAGGACCGCCCTCCCAG GCGGGCACCCTAGAACTGCAGGCTCAGTTGGAGAGCAGAAAGAAAGGCATGGTGGATGGGCGGACTGCTTCCCTAGGCCCTCATCGCCCTGTCAACCATGACATCAGAGAAGGAGGTGATGGGGAAGGTGGAAGAGCCCGGGGATCCTCCTACCAGCTCTCCTACGCCACCCTGCGGCAGCCCCCACCTCCCGACATGGGCATGGAGGACTGGGCCAGCAAGCACCTCAACATGCACACGCAAGGCCTGTTCCGTCGCCGTGTCTCCATTGCCAACATGCTGTCGTGGAACCGCGGTTCCATCAAAAAGCCCATGCTAGTCACCAGCAACCGCGTTGTCAGGAAGGAGGCCTGTGAGATGTTCAAACTGGTGCAGGCCTACATGGGAGACAGGCCTTCGCGTCTGGACCGCCGTCACTGTGCCCTCCTCATCATCACCAAGTGCTGGGACATGCCAGGGCTGCGGGACGAGCTGTACGTGCAGCTGGTGAGGCAGACCACAGGCAATGCCACCCCGAGAAGCTTGGCGGGAGGCTGGGAGCTGATGGCTGTCAGCTTGGCGTTCTTTGCCCCCTCGCCCAAGTTCCGCTGCTACCTGGAGGGCTACATCCAGAGACACACGGACCCTGCCAGCGACAAGAAATGTGAGTCTCAGACTGAGCAACATG TGACTCAGTTCATATTGGAACAGCAGGAACTAAAGCTGAAGAAGAATTCAAAGTCCAGAAAGAAGAGGAAACAGAATACAGATGAGGAAGAAG GTCTGCCTATCAGCACATATGCCAAGTTCTGCCATCGGAAACTGCAGAAGGTGGCGATCACCGGAGGCAAAAAG GGTCTACGTAAGCCCACCTTGGAGGAGATCGACCACAGTAGGCGGGCCATCGTCACTCCCTCCCTGTTTGGCAGTTCTCTGGAGGAGGTAATGGAGAGGCAGAGCGAGCTCTTCCCAGATAGGAAACTGCCCTGGGTGCAGGTTCAGCTTTCCCAGTATGTTCTGGCTCTGGGCGGGGCTCAGACAGAGGGCATCTTCAG AGTGCCTGGAGACATTGATGAAGTGAATGCGCTGAAGCTCCAAGTAGACCAGTGGAGGATCCCAGAGAATCTCTCTGACCCCAATGTTCCTG CCTCTCTAATGAAGCTGTGGTATCGGGAGCTGGAGGAACCTCTCATCCCAATGAACTTCTACAAGCAGTGTGTCAGTAACTGTGACGACCCAGTGGCGGCCATCGCTGTGGTTCAGTCTCTGCCTGAGCTCAACAGGCTGGTGCTCTGCTACTTCATCCACTTTCTGCAG GTATTTGCTCAGCCATCCAACGTGGCCATAACCAAGATGGATGTGAACAACCTGGCTATGGTGATGGCACCTAACTGCCTTCGATGCCAATCCGACGATCCACGGATCATCTTCGAAAACACGCGCAAGGAGATGTCCTTCCTGAGAATGCTAATTGTCCACCTGGAAACCAGTTTCATCGAAGGGGTGGTGTAG